The Myxococcus virescens genomic interval GGCGCACAGCGCCTTCGTCGGGTACTCGCAGCCAGGCTGGTGCGGGTTGAGTACCGCCACCGCGGGCGGCAGCGTGGGCGGCACGGTGTGGTGGTCCACCACCAGCACGTCCAGGCCCAGTTCCTTGGCGCGGGTGATTTCCGCCACCGAGGTGATGCCGCAGTCCAGCGTCACCAGCACCCGCGTGCCCTCCGCGGCGATGCGCTCCACCGCGCCGACGTTGAGGCCGTAGCCTTCGTCCAGCCGGTGGGGGATGTACGTCGCGGGCGGCGCGCCCAGTTCCTTCATGAAGAGGTACAGCAGCGACGTGGAGCAGACGCCGTCCACGTCGTAGTCACCGTAGAGCGTCACCTTCTCCCGCGAACGAATCGCCCGGATGATGCGGTCCACGGCCCCCGGCATCCCCTTCATGCGGAACGGGTCCGGCAGGTCCGCCAACCGGTCCGACAGGAACGCCGACGCGGACTCCGGGGTGCGGTAGCCACGGTGCAGGAGCACCTTCGCCGCGAGCGGGTGCAGTGACAACTCCCCCGCCAGGGACGCCACTTCCTGCTCGACCACATCTGGAAGCAACCACCGCACGCTCGACACTCCTCCTCGCCTTCTCCGAGGGGAGTTGGCGGGATGAATTGGCTACGAAAGCGACAGTACCTCAGACGTCTGACCAGGACAGTCCAACCTTGAGCCCGACACTTCCCCTCCTGCACAGGTGTTCAGACAGGCGCACGCATGGTGGCCCGCTGGTTCACGCACGGTCGGTCGCCGGTGAGCAGGTTCAAACGCACACCCGAAAACAGTGAGGTCGAGCATGCATCCAAGAGGTATCCGGGCCGCCACGCTGGCCCTGGCATTCGCCACGCTGGGCACCGCGGGTTCGGCGGCCGCGCAGGAGCGGCGCGACGGCAAACGCGGTGACCTGAATGTGTTCCTCCGCGGTGGCGTGGGCGACTACACCGGAGGCCTGGGCGACCTGACGAGCACGGGCCCGGCCTGGGGCGTGACGCTCAACATCCAGCCCACGACCTTCCTCGGCTTCGAAGTGGGCTACGAGGGCTCACGCAACGGCCTCACCGACAGCCGCCTGCTGGAGCAGCCCTCGCTCGTCCGGCAGGGCGGCAGCGCGCTGGTGAAGGTGTCACCGCCCTTCCTCACCACCGTCCGGCCCTTCGTCGGCGCGGGCCTGGGCGTCTCGCACATGAATGTCCACGGCCCGGTGGAGGGCCTCTACCAGTCGGACACGATGCCGGAGGTCCCCCTGGCCGCGGGCGTGGAGTTCAACCGCGGCGCGCTCACGGCGGGCCTCCGGACCACGTACCGCGTCCTCCTCAACGAAGGCTGGGCGGACGGCGCCGTGGAGGACGCCAACGGCGGCCTGCTGGACGCCTCGCTCACGCTGGGCGCGCGCTTCTGACAGGCCCCCCCCTGAAACACCCAGGGCCCTGCTTCCCGTGAAGGAAGAGGGCCCTGTCGGTGTCCATCGCACGAGGCCTTCCTCAACGGAAGGAAGGCCTCGGGTGCGGGTGGCTCACGCCGCGTTCGGCTGCTGGTGGTCCACGTTGCCGCTGGCGCGCAGACGGGCTTCCTTCGCCGCGGCGCGCTCGTCCAGCCAGATGGTCAGCGGGCTGGCGATGTAGATGGTCGAGTACACACCGACCACGATGCCGACCAGCATCGCCATGGCGAAGTCGAAGATTTCGCCCACGCCGAAGATGAGCAGACCGATGAGCGACAGCGCCGTGGTGCCGGACGTGAGGATGGTGCGGCCCAGCGTGTCGTTGATGGCGATGTTGATGACCTCCGCGAAGGGCTTGCCCTTGAACTTGGCCATGTCCTCGCGGATGCGGTCGTAGATGACGATGGTGTCGTTGACGGAGTAGCCGACCACCGTCAGCAGCGCCGCGATGGCCGTCAGGTTGAACTCGCGCCGGCTCACCAGGTAGTAGCCCGCCACCATGATGACGTCGTGGACCATGGCCACGAGCGCGCCCGGACCGAACTTGAAGTCGAACCGGAACGCCACGTAGATGAGGATGGCGACCATCGAGTACAGCAGCGCCATGATGCCGCGGTTGCGCAGCTGCTTGCCCACCTGCGGACCGACGTAGTCCACGCGGCGCTGCTCGAAGTCCGGCTTCTCCAGTCCGGCGTTGAGCGCGGCGAACACGCGGTCCGCCATGCCGCTGGCCACCACCTGGTAGTCGTAGCCCGTGCCGCCCTGGGCCTCGCCCAGGTCACGCACTTCCTGCACGCCGATGCCCGCCGACTCCACCGCCTTCTTGACGGTGTCGGAGTCCATGGGCTGCGCCGCGCGGAAGCGGATGATGCCGTTGGGCAGGTCCGAGTAGACGTTGCGCACGCCCCCCAGCGCCTCCAGGGCCTCCTTGCCCTTGGCACCGCTCTCCTCGTTGAGCTGCGTGACGCCGCCCATGCGGAGCAGGAAGGTGTTCTCCTCCGCCGCGCCGATGTTCTGCACGCTGACGTCCGGCAGGCCGCCCTTGTCCGCGCGCTCACGGACCTCCTCGGCGGTGATGGGGTGGTCGAACTTCACCTCCACCACCGTGCCACCCGCGAAGTCCACGCCGAAGTTGAAGCCGAAGGCGGCGATGCCGACGATGATCGCCAGGTTCAGCACCGTGGAGAGAAACAGCGCGGGCTTGCGCTTGCTGATGAAGTCGATGTTCGTCTTGTTCTTGAAGATCTGCATGACGGTTCCCGGACTCCGGCCGGTCAGACGGAGACGACCTTCGCGTTACGACCGTGGACGAAGTAGGTCATGATGACTCGCGTCACCGTGATGGACGTGAACAGCGACGCCAGCAGGCCGATGATGAGCGTGGTGGCGAAGCCTCGCACCGGTCCGGTTCCCGTGAAGAACAGGATGAAGGCGGAGATGAGCGCCGTCACGTGCGAGTCGAAGATGGTCCAGAAGGCCCGGTCGTAGCCCTGGTCCACCGCCGCGCGGGCCGACTTGCCGTGCCCCAGCTCCTCGCGGATGCGCTCGTTGATGAGCACGTTGGCATCCACCGCCACACCCAGCGTCAGCACGAAGCCGGCGATGCCCGGCAGCGTCAGCGTGGCGTTGAAGAAGGCCAGTCCCGCCAGGATGAGCAGGCCGTTGAGCACCAGCGCGAGGTCCGCGATGAGGCCGGAGGCCTTGTAGTAGAGGGCCATGAAGAGGATGACCAGGCCCAGGCCCAGCACCGCCGCCAGGCCACCCTTCCGGATGAGCTCGTCACCCAGGCTGGCGCCCACCTGACGAATCTCGCCCACCGTCACAGGGGCGGGCAGCGCGCCGGCCTTGAGCACCAGCGCCAGCGTCTGGGCCTCGCCCAGCCACTCCTCGAAGGTGCGGCCACCCATGCGGCCCATGGTGATGCGGGCCGAACCGCCGCTGATCTTCTCGTTGATGTTCGGCGCCGTCTGGACGTTCTCGTCCAGCACGATGGCCATGCGGCGGCCCACACCCTGCTCGGTCAGCCGCTCGAACTCGCGCGCGCCCGCGGGGTCGAAGGAGATGTTCACCTCCGGCTCGTTGAGCTGGCTGATGTTCGCGTCCGCGCTCGCCAGGCTCTCGCCGGTCAGCGGCACGTTCTTGTCCAGCAGGTAGGAGCGGTACGAGGTGCACTCGTTCTTCTTCACCGGGTTGGCGATGCACTCGGTGAGCACCACCCGGTTCTCCGGCACCTTGTCCTTCGTGTACTCGGTGATGGCCTCACGCGTGGGGGCCTGGAGCTGCGGGAAGCCGCCCTCCGTCGTCAGCGTGATGTCGCTGCCAGCCGGCGGCGGGGTGGCCTGGAGCAGCTGCGCGAAGAACTGCGGGTTGGAGTCATCCACCATCCGGAACTCGAGCTGCGCGGTGGTCCCCACCAGCTCCTTCGCCTGCTCCGGGTTGCTGCGGCCCGGCAGCGAAATCTGGATGGAGTCGGCGCCCAGCTTGCGCACGTCCACTTCCGCCACGCCCCACTTGTCGATGCGGCGGCGGATGACGAGCATCGCCTGGTCCACCGCTTCCGTCCGGAAGACGTTGGCCTGGCTCTCGTCCTGCACCAGCGTCAGCGAGGCGCCGCTGCGGCTGACTTCCTTGAAGTCGGTGAAGGTGGCCAGGACCTCCTTCTGGATGGCGTCCATGGTCCCCGGGTCCTTCGCCGTCAGGGTGACCTCGAGCTTCTCCGGGTCCGTGTCCGCCGCCACCTCGCCCAGCTTCTTGTCATTGACGTAGTTGACAATCTGCTGCGCGCGGCGCTCGGTCCGCTTCTGGAGCGCCGTCTTGGTGTCCACCCGCATCACCATGTGGATGCCGCCCTGGAGGTCCAGCCCCAGGTTCAGGCGGTACTTCGCGGGAGGCGCCCAGCTGGGCATCCGCTCCTCGAGCACGGCCAGGTTGTTGCGCTGGTCCCGGTCGAGAACGACGAGCGAGTAATAGGTCGGGATGAGGAACCAGATGCTGCCCAGCGTCACCGCGACGATGAGTCCGAACTTCCACCACCAGCCGCGGTCCATCACTTCTCCTCCTTCTTCTCTCCGGCCGCCGTCGCGGGGGCCGCGGGCGTGCCTTCCGCCACCGCGCCCTTGGCGCTGATGGCCGTCTTGAGCACGCGGATGCGCACGCCGCTGGAGACCTCCAGCGTCACGGTGCGCTCATCCACGAGGTGGATCTTCCCGAGGATGCCCCCGGAAGTGACGACCTCATCACCCTTCTTCAGCGCGGAGAGGAGCGCACGGTGCTCCTTCAACTGCTTCTGCTGCGGGCGGATCATCACGAAGTACATGATGCCCACCAGGATGACCAGGAAGCCCAGGGTGCCCAGGGGATTGCCACCACCGGCCTGCGCCAGAATCAGAAAGCTCTCAGCCACACACTGCCTCGTCGGTTGAGGAAAGCTTGGGATGGAAGGCCCCCGATTTTGTTCGAGGAAACCATCCGAAAGGGGGCCCTCTTAGCAAGGGGGGCCCATGTGAGCAAGTGAACGCGGGAAGCCGGGCAATCCATCCGCCCGGTCAGCGACCGCGGGTCCGTTCGGCCTCCTGCGCCTTGGCACGGGCACGGAATTCCCGGGCAAAAGTGGCGAACCGGTCCTCTGCCACCGCGCGCCGGACTTCTGCCATCAGTCCCAGGAAGTAGTGGAGGTTGTGAATCGTGTTGAGCCGCATGGCCAACAGTTCCTGGGCGGCGAAGAGGTGCCGGAGATAGGCCCTGCTGAAATTGCGGCAGGTGTAGCAGGAGCACGCCGGATCCACCGGCCGGTTGTCCCTGGCGTAGGCCGCGTTCCGGATGACGACCTTGCCCTCCGAGGTGAAGAGCAGGCCGTTGCGCGCGCACCGGGTGGGCAGGACACAGTCGAACATGTCCACCCCGTGCTCCACGCAGGTGACCAGGTCCACGGGCGTGCCCACGCCCATCAGGTAGCGCGGCTTGTCGCGGGGCAGCAGGGGCGCGGAGTAGGCCACGCCGTCATGCATGGCCTCCGGAGCCTCGCCCACGGAGTAGCCGCCCAGCGCGTAGCCGGGCAGGTCCACCGCGCACACCTCCTCAGCGTGGCGCTTGCGCAAATCCTCGTGCAGGCCGCCCTGGACGATGCCGAAGAGCGACGAGCGCTCCCGGCTCCAGGCCTTCACGCACCGGTGCAGCCAGCGGGTGGTGCGGGCCAGCGACGCCTCCAGGTAGGCCCTGTTCTCGGTGGAGGGCGGGCACTCGTCGAAGGCCATGATGACGTCGGCGCCCAGCGTCTCCTGGATGTCGATGGAGCGCTCGGGCGTGAGGAAGTGGCGCGCGCCGTCCAGGTGCGACTGGAAGGCGGCGCCCTCCTCGGTGATTTTGCGCTTCTCGGACAGGCTGAACACCTGGAACCCGCCGCTGTCGGTGAGCATGGGCCGGTTCCACGACACGAAGCGGTGCAGGCCGCCCATCTCCCCCACCAGCGCTTCGCCGGGGCGCAGCATCAGGTGGTAGGTGTTGCCGAGGATGATCTGCGCGTCCAGCGTGAGCAGGTCGTCCGGCCCCACGCCCTTGACGCTGCCCACGGTGCCCACGGGCATGAAGATGGGTGTCTCCACGGGGCCATGCGGCGTGTGCAGACGTCCCCGGCGGGCCTTCGTTCCCGACGCGTCCTCGTGAAGGAGCTCGAAGCGGACCATCCCCGGCTCCACGCGGGTGTCGCCCTTGCCACCTGACTGCTTCGCTTCCTGCTGCTCGCCCATGGCGTTCACTCCGACACCAGCATGGCGTCGCCGTAACTGAAGAATCGGTAGCCCGCGCGGACCGCCTCCGCGTAGGCCTCCAGCGTGCGCTCCCGTCCGAGCAGCGCGCTCACCAGCACCACCAGCGTCGAACGCGGCAGGTGGAAGTTGGTGAGCAGCAGGTCCACCTGGCGGAAGGCGAACCCGGGACGGATGAAGAGGGTCGTCTCGCCGGGGCCCGCGCGCAGCCGCCCCGTCTCCGGGTCGGTGGCGGACTCCAGGGTGCGCACCACGGTGGTCCCCACCGCCACCACGCGCCGGCCTTCCGCGCGCGCCGCGTTGATGGCCTTCGCGGTGGCCTCCGGAACGGTGTAGCGCTCCGGGTGCATGTGGTGCTTGTCCAGGTCGTCCTCACGCACCGGCAGGAAGGTGCCCGGCCCCACGTCCAGCGTCACCAGCGCCCGGTGCACGCCACGCGCATCCAGGGCGGCCAGGGACTCCTGGGTGAAGTGCAGGCCCGCGGTGGGCGCGGCCACGGCGCCGGAGGCGCGCGCGTACACGGTCTGGTAACGCTCCGCGTCCGCGGCGTCCGGCTCCCGGGTGATGTAGGGCGGGAGCGGCAGGCGGCCCGCCGCGTCCAACAGCGCGGCCAGCGAGGCGCCCGGGGGCGCGTGGAACCGCACGCGGTACTCCCCTCCTCCCAGCGCCTCCTGGATTTCGGCCTCCAGGCCGCTGGCGAACGTCACGCGCTGCCCGGGCTTGAGCCCCTTGGAGGCCTGCCCCAGACAGACCCAGTCGAGCGACTCAGGGGCCGCCCTGAGCGCCGCCGAGGTCAGCGTATTCTGGGCGGCCGGGCGCACGACGAGCAGCTCCACGCGGCCACCGGTGCCGGCCTTCTGGCCCAGCAGGCGCGCGGGGATGACGCGGGCGTCGTTGAGGACGAGCAAGTCCCCGGGGCGCAGGAGCTCCTGGAGGTCGGCGAACCGGCGGTGAGACCAGGTGCCGCTGGAGCGGCTGATGGTCATCAAGCGCGACGCGTCCCGCTCGGCCAGGGGAGCCTGGGCGATCTGGGATTCGGGCAGCGCGAAGTCGTAATCAGAGAGACGGGACGACACGGGGGTGGCGCTTGTAGCAGCCCCCACGCCGTCGCGGAAAGCGCGCCGGACGCGAGAGGCGTCAGTAGAGCTGCTGCAGCTCGGCCCCGGGGTAGTAGTGGGAGAGGATCTCCCGGTACTCCCGGCCTTTGTCGGCGAGCGCCTTGGCGCCCCACTGACACAGGCCCGCCCCGTGGCCATAGCCGCGACCGGTGAACACGTAACCGCGCTCGGTGCGTTCCACCTCGAAGTCCAGGCTCTTGAGCCGGGTGTAGCCAAGCTTGCGGCGCAGCTCCACGCCGTCCATGGAGGCGCCGTCCGCCAGGGTGACGCGCGTCACCCGGCGCGTCCTCGTGCGGGCCGCCACCTTGAGCCCCTGGGCCGGGTGGCGGAGCGCCGCCTTGATGTCCGCGTCGGAGAGCGTCGCCGTCCAGCGGCTGGCGGGAAGCCTTCCGCAGGGGCAATCGACGGGCTGGAGGTACGGCAGGTCGCGCTGCAAGGCATCGAGCCCCGACTCCGTCCGGCCGCCACAGGAGGCATGGAAGTACGCCTCGATGGGCGCCAGCTCGTACGTGAGCACCTGTCCCCGCGTGGCCTCGACGGCGGCCTTGGTGCGAGGGTCCTCGCGGTTGACGCCGCCATAGACTTGATGGAGCACGCTGCTGCCCAGGTGGAACGCGTTGCTGTAGGCATCCAGCTTCTTCTGGAGCGCATACGTCCGGGCGGCCACCGCCTGGGCCTTGAGGGCCTCCGGGGGGAACGACACGGGCATCTCGCTGCCCAGCACGGCGGCGAGGTAGTCCTCCAAGGGAATGACGTTGATGAGCTGCAGCCCACTGCGGTGCAGGCGCACCACCACATCGCCGCGGACCTGCGCCGCGCCCGCCTTGAGCGGCTCTGTGCCAGGCGCGGCCGAGGCCTCCGACATGCCAGCGCGGAAGCGGACGGAGTCGCCCTCCACGGGCGTGCCATTGACCTCGATGCGGCTCCCCTTGCGGCGGACGTTCGCCTGTCCCGAGGCGATGGGGGCGAACGTGGCCTCCTCGCTGTCGGGACCCGAGGCCAGCCCCCGGCCGCTGATGCGCACCTCGCTGCCCGCGTCCTCGATGGCGATGCGCAGGGTCTCCACGGCGAGCACGCCCGAAGGGACCAGCAGGAGCAGGATGAGTGCAACAGGTCGCAACATGACCCCGAAGTGTAGAGGCGTGGGTGCTCGCCTCAAGAAAACGTCCGGCGGATGGGAGAGGATGCCTCACCCGTGACGTCACCTTCGCGCCCTGCCATCCCCACGACCTTCATCACCGCCCTGCGCGAGCTGGAGCCCCGTCCCTCCGCGATGCTCACCCTCCGGTTGGTGGAGGGCCGCTCGCGGGAAGCCTGCGCGACGCACTACGGCATCCCCGCCCAAGCCTTCTCCGTGCTGCTGCTGAGGGCCGCCATCGCCCTGGCCCTGCACCGGGACGCCCCCGCCCGCGAGCCCGTCAGTGAGGACGAGGAAGCCGCCTGGGCACGGATGCTCGCGGACGCGCTCGAGCGCCAGGACGCGAAGTTCCCCGCCGCGCTGGCTCCGGTGGTGGAGACATGCCGAGAGCTCCAGACGCTGGCGCCCCAGGTCGCCACGGGCTTGGAAACGGCGGAGCGGGAGGCCCGCGCGTCGCCCCAGCGCCGCCGCGAGGAGTGGCTGCGGCGGCTCGCGGTGGCGGTGCTGCTGGCGATGACGGCCTGGCTGTACCTGTCGAAGCCCTGAGGCCCTTCGGCGCCCCGCCAACGTCCACCGGTGCACACCACGCCAGCCCAGCCCTGAGGGAACGACACCGCGGTCCGACGCCGCTGGACGCCAGGGTTCGCGGACACGTAAGGGACACGACCATGCGCGCCCTTCCACGGATGTTGCTGGCCTGCGTGCTGCTCACGGCCTGTGCGAAGCAGGTGGACGCCCGCGTCGCGGGCAACGACGACGCGGCCATCGACTCGCTGTCCCTGCGGCTCGAGGAGCTTCGGACGCGCGACGCCCTGGGCGACGCGACGTGCGCGGACCGGTGTTCGGTGGGAACGCAGACTTGCGAGCTGGCGGAGTCGCTGTGCGCGCTCGTGGAGCGCCATCCTGACCGGGACGACCTGCCGCCCCGCTGTGCCCAGGGACAGGAGCAATGCGCCACTGCCCGGAATGTCTGCGCGCGGTGCGAGCCCTGAGCGGCACGGCCCGGGTGCACAGAAGCAGGCTCCGTGTTTAGACTGCGACGGTTCCCGCTGTCCTGAACGAGGTCCTCCCGTCATGTCTCCCCGCTCTGCCCTGCTCCTGGTCGCCTCGTGGCTCGTCTTTCCTGGGCAGGCCCTTGCCGCCGACAGCACGGAGCTGACTCCGGAGAAGGTGGCGAAAATCCGCCGCGACGAGGCCCAGGCCCTGGCCGAGGTCAACGCGGAGTACGGCAACCGCAAGTCGTCGGAGATGAGCACCGCGGAGCGCCGGGAGGCCATCGACAAGCAGAAGGCCGCCTCGGCGTCGGTGCTGGAGAAGCACGGCGTGTCGGGCAAGGACTTCGCGCGTTACGAGGCGCGCATGTCGCCGGAGGACAACGCCCGCGCGAAGGCGGAGGACCAGCGGCTGGCGGAGGCCGCCAAGGCCGCGAAGCAGCCCGCGCCCGCGGCCGCCCCGGAAGAGGTCCACGTCCAGCAGGGCTTCAGCGACCAGGACCCGGTGGAGCTGGAGGCCATGGAGGGCGCGGAGCCATCCATCGACGTCGGCGTACCGAAGGACGCCGAACTGCCGCAGTAGGCCTCTTCTGAACGACCGACGCGCGATGGCGAACCCCCACCGCGCACGCGGCTCAGCCCTTGCGGTAGCCGTAGCGCGGGGCGCGCTCCTGCCACACGCCGTCATACGGGCAGGTGCAGTCCGTCTCCTCGGGTTCCGGATACGTGAAGCGCTCGCCCTTGTAGTTGCGGAACACCGTCTCCTGCGCGCCGTACTCGACGGCGTAATCGGGCTGGAGCGTCACCTTCCCACCGCCTCCCGGCAGGTCCACCGCGAGGTGCGGCACGGCGAGGCCAGTGGTGTAGCCCCGGAGCTGCTGGATGATTTCCAGCCCCTTGGCGATGGGCGTGCGCAGGTGCTCGCAGCCCTCGGCGACGTCCATCTGGTGCAGGTAGTACGGCCGCACGCGGCTGCGCAGCAGCAGGTGCGACAGCTCCTTGATGATGCGCGCGTCGGAGTTGAGCTGCCGCATCAGCACGGCCTGGTTCTCCACCGGCACGCCGTGGTCCACCAGCCGCTCACAGGCCTCGCGCGCCTCGGGCGTCACTTCCTTCGGATGATTGAAGTGCGTGACGACGAAGACGGGCGCGTAGCGCCGGAGCGTCTTCGCCAGGGCGTCGGTGACGCGCATGGGCAGACACACGGGGACCCGCGTGCCGATGCGAATCATCTCGACGTGGGGAATCTCGCTGAGCGGCGCGAGCAACTCCTCCAGCCGAGAGTCACTGAGCATGAACGGGTCCCCGCCGGAGATGAGGACGTCGCGCACCTCGGGATGGCGCCGGACATAGTCCACGCCCCGGCGGAGCTGTTCCTTGGAGAGCTCCGCCACCCCGCCCTGCGTGATGCGCCGCCGCGTGCAGTGACGGCAATAGACGGAGCACGTATCCAGCGCGAGGAAGAGCACCCGGTCCGGATACTTGTGGACGATGCACTCCTCCGGGCGCGTCTTGTCCTCACCCAGCGGATCCGCGAGCTCGCCCGGACGGACGCGCGCCTCGGCCCTCACCGGGATGGACTGCATGCGCACCGGGCAGAACGGATGCTCCGGGTCGATGAGGGACAGGTAGTACGGACTGATGCCGATGCGGAACAACGCGGACGTTTCCTGCACGCCCGCGCGCTCGTTGGAGGTCAGCGGCACGTACCGCTCCAACTGCTCCAGTCCTCGCACCGCATGCCGCTGCTGCCAACGCCAGTCCGCCCACTCCGCGTCCGTGGCGTTGGGAAACAGCCGTTTGCGCCCTTCGGCGCTGAGCGACGCGCGAGCGGCCGCCGGCTCCGGCGGGAGACCCGCCGGAAGCACTGAGGTATCCATTACGCCGCCTTCTGCTGCTCCCGCCACCAGGCCTGACCCGCCTCGGACAGCTGGTCGATGGGGTCGAAGTATTCGTACTTCCGGCTGAGCGCGTCCGCATCGTTCATTTCGATGCCGGTCCGATAGTTCTTGGTCCAGTACGAGATGCCGCGCTCGCGGTCATACTCCGCCACCTGGTGCACCCAGCGCTTCCCGACGAAGGGCACGTCACAGACGATGCGCGGCGTGGCGAAGCCCGGCATGTAGCCCATGATGTCGTGCTGCAGCTGCTGCGCCTGAGCCACCGACAGCCGCCAATGCTCGCTGTTGGGGATCATGTCGCACATGTAGAAGTAGTACGGCAGGATCTTCGCGTGGTCGAGCAGCGTGAAGCACAGGTCCAGCAGCGCCTGCGGGCTGTCATTCACACCGCGCAGCAGCACGCCCTGGTTGCGCACGTCACGGAAGCCCATGTCCAGCAGCTTGCGCACGGCCTTGCCCACCAGCGGGGTGAGCTGCTGCGCGTGATTGACGTGCGTGTGCAGCGCCAGGTCCACGCCGCGCTCGACGGCCTTCTTCGCCAGCCGGTCCAGCCCCTGGAGGACGGAGTCCTGGAGGAAGTGCTGCGGGATGGCCATCAGCCCCTTGCTGGCCAGGCGGATGTCCCGGATGTTCGGGATGTCCATCAGCGAGCTGACGAACGGCTCGAGCTGCTGGATGGGCAGGTTCGCGATGTCGCCACCCGACACCACCACGTCGCGCACCGTCGGCGTGCGACGCAGATAGTCGAGCATCTGCGCGTAGCGGTCCTTGGGCCCGATGCCAAACTTGTGTTTGCTGACCTGCGGCACGTCATTGCCCACCAGGTCCATGCGCGTGCAGTGACCACAGTACTGCGGGCAGGTCGGCAGCATCTCCGCCAGAACCTTGGTGGGATACCGGTGCGTCAAGCCCTCCACCACCCACATGTCCTGCTCGTGAAGGCTGTCACGGCTGGCCTTGGGATGGTTGGTCCACTCCGTGAGGCGGTCCGCGTAGGCCGGGAGCATGTAACGACGCACCGGGTCACACCACAGGTCCTCAAGGTTCATGGTGTTGAGCATCTGCGGAGGCACGAGCAGCGACATGGTCGCCCGCTCGCGCTGGTCGCGCTCCATGCTCTCAGCCAGGTCATCCGGGAGCAGAGCCCCCAGCGTTGCCTTGAGTTCCTTGAGGTTCT includes:
- a CDS encoding KamA family radical SAM protein, whose translation is MQTTPIRAKPEAGPAEQPFTYPHRREFIEPDWRRIPGFKDVSAADWENSVWQRKHTVKNLKELKATLGALLPDDLAESMERDQRERATMSLLVPPQMLNTMNLEDLWCDPVRRYMLPAYADRLTEWTNHPKASRDSLHEQDMWVVEGLTHRYPTKVLAEMLPTCPQYCGHCTRMDLVGNDVPQVSKHKFGIGPKDRYAQMLDYLRRTPTVRDVVVSGGDIANLPIQQLEPFVSSLMDIPNIRDIRLASKGLMAIPQHFLQDSVLQGLDRLAKKAVERGVDLALHTHVNHAQQLTPLVGKAVRKLLDMGFRDVRNQGVLLRGVNDSPQALLDLCFTLLDHAKILPYYFYMCDMIPNSEHWRLSVAQAQQLQHDIMGYMPGFATPRIVCDVPFVGKRWVHQVAEYDRERGISYWTKNYRTGIEMNDADALSRKYEYFDPIDQLSEAGQAWWREQQKAA